From Streptomyces sp. TLI_053, a single genomic window includes:
- a CDS encoding transcriptional regulator, whose product MSSDYAKQLGGKLRAIRTQQGLSLHGVEEKSQGRWKAVVVGSYERGDRAVTVQRLAELAEFYGVPVQELLPGGTPGGAAEPPPRLVLDLERLTQVPSEKAGPLQRYAATIQSQRGDYNGKVLSIRQDDLRTLAVIYDQSPSILTEQLISWGVLNPDARRAVREEETG is encoded by the coding sequence ATGTCCAGCGACTACGCGAAGCAGCTCGGAGGCAAGCTCCGAGCCATCCGCACCCAGCAGGGGCTCTCCCTGCACGGTGTCGAGGAGAAGTCCCAGGGGCGCTGGAAGGCAGTCGTCGTCGGCTCGTACGAGCGTGGCGACCGTGCGGTCACCGTGCAGCGGCTGGCCGAACTGGCGGAGTTCTACGGGGTCCCGGTGCAGGAGCTGCTGCCCGGCGGCACGCCCGGCGGCGCGGCCGAGCCGCCGCCGCGCCTGGTCCTCGACCTGGAGAGACTGACCCAGGTCCCGTCCGAGAAGGCCGGCCCGCTGCAGCGCTACGCGGCGACCATCCAGAGCCAGCGCGGCGACTACAACGGCAAGGTGCTGTCGATCCGCCAGGACGACCTGCGCACCCTGGCCGTGATCTACGACCAGTCGCCGTCGATCCTCACCGAGCAGCTCATCTCCTGGGGCGTGCTCAACCCCGACGCGCGCCGTGCGGTGCGCGAGGAGGAGACGGGCTGA
- the pyrR gene encoding bifunctional pyr operon transcriptional regulator/uracil phosphoribosyltransferase PyrR, translating to MTAHQESAPRPPHQVLDGTDIARVITRIAHEIVERAKGAEDVVLLGIHTRGVHLARRLHARLAQITGQDIPLGTLDITMYRDDLRLKPARALEHTEIPPGGIDGRLVVLVDDVLFSGRTIRAALDALNDIGRPRAVQLAVLVDRGHRELPIRADYVGKNLPTSLREAVQVRLSDRDGVDAVLVGDRDFAARSSQALAAQATEPHLPE from the coding sequence ATGACCGCACACCAGGAATCCGCACCGAGGCCGCCGCACCAAGTGCTGGACGGCACGGACATCGCCCGGGTCATCACCCGGATAGCGCACGAGATCGTCGAGCGCGCCAAGGGCGCCGAGGACGTCGTGCTGCTGGGCATCCACACCAGGGGTGTCCACCTCGCCCGGCGGCTGCACGCCAGGCTCGCCCAGATCACCGGCCAGGACATCCCGCTCGGCACCCTGGACATCACGATGTACCGGGACGATCTGCGGCTGAAGCCCGCCCGCGCCCTGGAGCACACCGAGATCCCGCCCGGCGGCATCGACGGCCGGCTGGTCGTCCTCGTCGACGACGTGCTCTTCTCCGGCCGCACCATCCGCGCCGCGCTCGACGCCCTGAACGACATCGGCCGCCCGCGCGCGGTCCAGCTCGCCGTGCTCGTCGACCGCGGCCACCGCGAGCTGCCGATCCGCGCCGACTACGTGGGCAAGAACCTCCCCACGTCGCTGCGCGAGGCCGTCCAGGTGCGCCTGTCCGACCGCGACGGCGTGGACGCCGTGCTCGTCGGCGACCGCGACTTCGCCGCGCGCTCCTCCCAGGCCCTGGCCGCTCAGGCCACCGAACCGCACCTCCCGGAGTAA
- a CDS encoding HoxN/HupN/NixA family nickel/cobalt transporter produces the protein MTLPETVAAPAAPTALPTFRWRREDTVRTAGLMGVILAMHVVAFGTLIFLVAPEKYEVGTQVFGVGLGITAYTLGMRHAFDADHIAVIDNTTRKLMADGKRPVSVGFWFALGHSSMVVLMAALVAGGAQLASTLMDDESSTHQWLGVVGTSASGAFLYLIGALNLAALFGILKVFRSMREGRFDEAELEDHLNSRGLLARVLNRATRSITRPGQMFPVGMVLGLGFDTATEVTLMVMAGSGAASGLPWYAIVCLPLLFAAGMSLFDTLDGTFMNFAYQWAFSNPVRKVYYNLTITGLSIAVAFIIGTIELVGVLHEKFDLTDPVTGWIADITLDNVGYAIVGLFVAVWAAAIAYWRLAGVEQKWATPATPAPATADPAPATPAPTGGAE, from the coding sequence ATGACCCTGCCCGAAACCGTCGCCGCCCCGGCGGCGCCCACCGCCCTGCCCACCTTCCGATGGCGGCGGGAGGACACCGTGCGGACCGCCGGCCTGATGGGCGTGATCCTGGCCATGCACGTGGTGGCCTTCGGAACGCTGATCTTCCTGGTCGCGCCGGAGAAGTACGAGGTGGGCACGCAGGTCTTCGGGGTGGGCCTGGGGATCACCGCGTACACCCTCGGCATGCGGCACGCCTTCGACGCCGACCACATCGCGGTGATCGACAACACCACCCGGAAGCTGATGGCGGACGGCAAGCGGCCGGTCTCGGTCGGCTTCTGGTTCGCGCTCGGGCACTCCTCGATGGTGGTGCTGATGGCCGCCCTGGTGGCGGGCGGCGCGCAGCTGGCCAGCACCCTGATGGACGACGAGTCCAGCACCCACCAGTGGCTGGGCGTGGTCGGCACCTCGGCCTCCGGTGCCTTCCTCTACCTGATCGGCGCGCTCAACCTGGCCGCGCTGTTCGGCATCCTCAAGGTCTTCCGCTCGATGCGGGAGGGCCGGTTCGACGAGGCGGAGCTGGAGGACCACCTCAACTCGCGCGGCCTGCTGGCCCGGGTGCTGAACCGGGCGACCCGCTCGATCACCCGCCCCGGCCAGATGTTCCCGGTCGGCATGGTGCTCGGCCTGGGCTTCGACACCGCGACCGAGGTCACCCTGATGGTGATGGCGGGCTCCGGCGCGGCGTCCGGCCTGCCCTGGTACGCGATCGTCTGCCTGCCGCTGCTGTTCGCGGCCGGGATGAGCCTGTTCGACACCCTGGACGGCACCTTCATGAACTTCGCCTACCAGTGGGCGTTCTCCAACCCGGTGCGCAAGGTGTACTACAACCTGACCATCACCGGGCTGTCCATCGCGGTGGCGTTCATCATCGGGACCATCGAACTCGTCGGCGTCCTGCACGAGAAGTTCGACCTCACCGACCCGGTGACCGGCTGGATCGCGGACATCACCCTGGACAACGTCGGCTACGCCATCGTCGGCCTGTTCGTCGCCGTCTGGGCCGCCGCCATCGCCTACTGGCGCCTCGCCGGCGTCGAGCAGAAGTGGGCCACTCCCGCCACCCCCGCCCCCGCCACCGCCGACCCGGCCCCCGCCACCCCCGCCCCCACCGGCGGCGCCGAGTAG
- the aroB gene encoding 3-dehydroquinate synthase, which translates to MTDTTVRIHVGGSAGHDPYDVLIGHQLLGELSPLIGARAKRVAIIHPEALSATADAIREDLAGEGYDAIALQVPNAEEAKSAEVAAYCWSVLGQTGFTRSDVVVGLGGGATTDLAGFVAATWLRGVRWISMPTTLLGMVDAAVGGKTGINIAEGKNMVGAFHPPVGVLADLDTLETVPKHDYVSGLAEVVKCGFIADPVILDLIEADPEGARTPAGPHTVELIRRAIQVKADVVSGDLKESGQREILNYGHTLGHAIERNERYKWRHGAAISIGMVYAAELGRLAGRLDDATADRHRSVLASVGLPLTYRADAWPKLLDAMKIDKKSRGDLIRFIVLDGLGKTSVLEGPDPSLLVAAYAEVSG; encoded by the coding sequence ATGACTGACACCACCGTCAGGATCCACGTCGGCGGCAGCGCCGGCCACGACCCGTACGACGTGCTGATCGGGCACCAGCTGCTCGGTGAGCTGTCCCCGCTGATCGGCGCCAGGGCCAAGCGGGTCGCGATCATCCACCCGGAGGCGCTGTCCGCCACCGCCGACGCGATCCGCGAGGACCTGGCCGGCGAGGGCTACGACGCGATCGCGCTGCAGGTGCCGAACGCCGAGGAGGCGAAGAGCGCCGAGGTGGCCGCGTACTGCTGGTCGGTGCTCGGCCAGACCGGCTTCACCCGCAGCGACGTCGTCGTCGGTCTCGGTGGCGGTGCCACCACCGACCTGGCGGGCTTCGTCGCCGCCACCTGGCTGCGCGGGGTGCGCTGGATCTCCATGCCCACCACGTTGCTCGGCATGGTCGACGCGGCGGTCGGCGGCAAGACCGGCATCAACATCGCCGAGGGCAAGAACATGGTCGGCGCCTTCCACCCGCCGGTGGGCGTGCTGGCCGACCTCGACACCCTGGAGACCGTGCCCAAGCACGACTACGTCTCCGGGCTCGCCGAGGTCGTCAAGTGCGGCTTCATCGCCGACCCGGTCATCCTCGACCTGATCGAGGCCGATCCCGAGGGAGCCAGGACCCCGGCCGGGCCGCACACCGTCGAGCTGATCCGCCGCGCGATCCAGGTCAAGGCCGACGTGGTCTCCGGGGACCTCAAGGAGTCCGGGCAGCGCGAGATCCTCAACTACGGCCACACCCTGGGCCACGCCATCGAGCGCAACGAGCGCTACAAGTGGCGGCACGGCGCGGCGATCTCGATCGGCATGGTGTACGCCGCCGAGCTGGGCCGCCTGGCGGGCCGGCTGGACGACGCCACGGCCGACCGGCACCGCTCGGTGCTGGCCTCGGTCGGTCTGCCGCTGACCTACCGGGCGGACGCCTGGCCGAAGCTGCTGGACGCGATGAAGATCGACAAGAAGTCGCGCGGCGACCTGATCCGCTTCATCGTGCTGGACGGCCTCGGCAAGACCTCCGTGCTGGAGGGCCCCGACCCGTCGCTGCTGGTCGCCGCCTACGCGGAGGTGTCCGGGTGA
- a CDS encoding thioesterase family protein, translated as MTTAIRSEFDQGIALTPHPDEPGRYDGDLGAGWQIGGGVNGGLLLAVAGHALSLAHSARPESAGHTDPVSISGYYLSAATPGPATVRTDVVRTGRTLSTGTAALSQDGVERLRVLATHGDLATHDGEVRTSATPPQLPPPDQCIGVEHAPKELIAQAALLERFDMRLDPATIGWALGQPSGTGRIQGWFRLADGREPDPLLLLLVADALPPVTFDLGMPGWAPTVELTVHLRARPAPGWLRVVHATRNLAGGYFEEDAEVWDETGRLVAQSRQLARVPR; from the coding sequence ATGACCACGGCGATCCGCAGCGAGTTCGATCAGGGCATCGCCCTCACCCCGCACCCGGACGAGCCCGGCCGCTACGACGGCGACCTCGGCGCCGGCTGGCAGATCGGCGGCGGCGTCAACGGCGGACTGCTGCTGGCCGTCGCCGGCCACGCGCTCTCGCTCGCGCACTCGGCCCGCCCGGAGAGCGCCGGCCACACCGACCCGGTGTCGATCAGCGGCTACTACCTCTCCGCCGCCACCCCCGGACCGGCCACCGTGCGCACCGACGTCGTCCGCACCGGTCGCACGTTGTCCACCGGCACCGCCGCACTCAGCCAGGACGGCGTGGAACGGCTGCGGGTGCTCGCCACCCACGGCGACCTCGCCACCCACGACGGCGAGGTGCGGACCAGTGCCACCCCGCCGCAGCTGCCGCCGCCGGACCAGTGCATCGGCGTCGAGCACGCGCCCAAGGAGCTGATCGCGCAGGCCGCGCTGCTGGAGCGGTTCGACATGCGGCTCGATCCGGCGACCATCGGCTGGGCGCTCGGGCAGCCGTCCGGCACCGGCCGGATCCAGGGCTGGTTCCGGCTCGCCGACGGCCGCGAGCCCGACCCGCTGCTGCTCCTGCTGGTCGCCGACGCGCTGCCGCCGGTCACCTTCGACCTCGGGATGCCGGGCTGGGCGCCGACCGTGGAGCTGACGGTGCATCTGCGGGCCAGGCCCGCGCCGGGCTGGCTGCGGGTCGTGCACGCGACCCGCAACCTCGCGGGCGGCTACTTCGAGGAGGACGCCGAGGTCTGGGACGAGACCGGCCGACTGGTCGCGCAGTCCCGGCAGTTGGCGCGCGTGCCCAGATAG
- a CDS encoding aspartate carbamoyltransferase catalytic subunit has translation MKRHLVSAADLSRDDALLVLDTAEELAQLSGRAVKKLPTLRGRTVVNLFFEDSTRTKTSFEVAEKRLSADVINFSAKGSSVSKGESLKDTALTLQAMGADAVVVRHHASGAPARLAQSDWLHGSVINAGDGTHEHPTQALLDAFTMRRHLNPGSGNDLAGRRVTIVGDILHSRVARSNVHLLTTLGAQVTFVAPPTLLPIGIENWPCEVSYDLESVLPKTDALMMLRVQRERMNAAFFPTEREYTRRYGVDGPRMARLPEHAIVMHPGPMVRGMEITAEVADSPRCTVVEQVANGVSVRMAVLYLLLGGATLADAPRTESGETAQ, from the coding sequence GTGAAGCGCCACCTCGTGTCCGCCGCCGATCTCAGCCGCGACGACGCGCTGCTCGTCCTGGACACCGCCGAGGAACTCGCCCAGCTGTCCGGCCGGGCGGTCAAGAAGCTCCCCACCCTCCGCGGCCGCACCGTCGTCAACCTCTTCTTCGAGGACTCGACCCGCACCAAGACCTCCTTCGAGGTCGCCGAGAAGCGGCTCTCCGCGGACGTCATCAACTTCTCCGCCAAGGGCTCCTCGGTCTCCAAGGGCGAGAGCCTCAAGGACACCGCCCTGACCCTCCAGGCGATGGGCGCCGACGCGGTCGTCGTCCGGCACCACGCCTCCGGCGCGCCGGCCCGGCTGGCCCAGTCCGACTGGCTGCACGGCAGCGTCATCAACGCCGGTGACGGCACCCACGAGCACCCCACCCAGGCCCTGCTCGACGCCTTCACCATGCGCCGCCACCTCAACCCGGGGTCGGGCAACGACCTCGCCGGGCGGCGGGTGACCATCGTCGGCGACATCCTGCACAGCCGGGTGGCCCGCTCGAACGTCCACCTGCTCACCACGCTCGGCGCCCAGGTGACCTTCGTCGCCCCGCCGACCCTGCTGCCGATCGGGATCGAGAACTGGCCCTGCGAGGTCAGCTACGACCTGGAGAGCGTGCTCCCGAAGACCGACGCGCTGATGATGCTCCGGGTCCAGCGCGAGCGGATGAACGCCGCGTTCTTCCCCACCGAGCGCGAGTACACCCGCCGCTACGGCGTGGACGGCCCGCGGATGGCCCGGCTGCCCGAGCACGCCATCGTCATGCACCCCGGCCCGATGGTCCGCGGCATGGAGATCACCGCCGAGGTCGCCGACTCGCCGCGCTGCACCGTGGTCGAGCAGGTCGCCAACGGCGTCTCCGTCCGGATGGCCGTGCTCTACCTGCTGCTCGGCGGAGCCACCCTCGCCGACGCCCCCCGTACCGAATCCGGCGAGACCGCCCAGTGA
- a CDS encoding DNA-formamidopyrimidine glycosylase family protein, translated as MPEGHIIHRLAAENHRAFGGRAVRASSPQGRFADAAELIDGRELEAAEAVGKHLFLGFGEDAWVHIHLGLYGGFTFAAIGDGPVPPPVGLVRLRLENDEHVADLRGPNTCELITGAEKAAVAARLGPDPLRADADPDAAWRRMTSSRTTVAALLLDQKVLAGVGNVYRAEVLFRHGIDPHRAGRELLRAEWDAIWADLVALMREGVGAGRIDTVRPEHTPEAMGRPPRVDDHGGEVYVYRRAGMPCLVCATEVRAEEHASRNLFWCPSCQPAGVPVR; from the coding sequence GTGCCGGAAGGCCACATCATCCACCGCCTCGCCGCCGAGAACCACCGTGCCTTCGGTGGCCGGGCGGTCCGTGCCAGCAGCCCCCAGGGGCGGTTCGCGGACGCCGCCGAGCTGATCGACGGGCGGGAGCTGGAGGCCGCCGAGGCGGTCGGCAAGCACCTGTTCCTCGGCTTCGGCGAGGACGCCTGGGTGCACATCCACCTCGGCCTGTACGGCGGCTTCACCTTCGCCGCGATCGGCGACGGACCGGTGCCGCCCCCCGTCGGCCTGGTCCGGTTGCGGCTGGAGAACGACGAGCACGTCGCCGATCTGCGCGGCCCCAACACCTGCGAGCTGATCACCGGCGCCGAGAAGGCCGCGGTGGCGGCCCGGCTCGGCCCCGACCCGCTGCGCGCCGACGCCGACCCGGACGCCGCCTGGCGGCGGATGACGAGCAGCAGGACGACGGTCGCGGCCCTGCTGCTGGACCAGAAGGTGCTGGCCGGGGTGGGGAACGTCTACCGCGCCGAGGTGCTGTTCCGGCACGGCATCGATCCGCACCGGGCGGGGCGCGAGCTGCTCCGGGCCGAGTGGGACGCGATCTGGGCCGACCTGGTCGCGCTGATGCGCGAGGGCGTCGGCGCGGGCCGCATCGACACCGTGCGCCCCGAGCACACCCCCGAGGCGATGGGCCGCCCGCCGCGGGTCGACGACCACGGCGGCGAGGTGTACGTCTACCGGCGGGCCGGGATGCCGTGCCTGGTCTGCGCCACCGAGGTCCGGGCGGAGGAGCACGCCTCCCGCAATCTGTTCTGGTGCCCCTCCTGCCAGCCGGCGGGCGTCCCGGTCCGCTGA
- the nusB gene encoding transcription antitermination factor NusB, whose translation MSSARTKARTRAFQILFEADHRGVDPLTVLADWVARAREPKPDEGTPQVAEYTMELVEGYVQYARRIDELISQYAVGWTLDRMPIADRNVLRLGAYELIWEDGVPDAVVVDEAVEIAKEYSTDDSPAFVNGLLARFMELKPSIRR comes from the coding sequence GTGTCGTCCGCACGCACCAAGGCCCGCACGCGAGCCTTCCAGATCCTGTTCGAGGCCGACCACCGCGGGGTCGACCCGCTGACGGTCCTCGCCGACTGGGTGGCCCGGGCCCGGGAGCCCAAGCCGGACGAGGGCACCCCGCAGGTCGCCGAGTACACCATGGAACTGGTGGAGGGGTACGTCCAGTACGCCCGCCGGATCGATGAGCTGATCTCGCAGTACGCCGTCGGCTGGACGCTCGACCGGATGCCGATCGCGGACCGCAACGTCCTGCGGCTCGGCGCCTACGAGCTCATCTGGGAGGACGGCGTCCCGGACGCGGTCGTCGTCGACGAGGCGGTGGAGATCGCCAAGGAGTACTCCACCGACGACTCCCCGGCGTTCGTCAACGGTCTGCTGGCCCGCTTCATGGAGCTCAAGCCGAGCATCCGCCGCTGA
- the efp gene encoding elongation factor P — translation MASTNDLKNGMVLKLEGGKLWSVVEFQHVKPGKGPAFVRTKLKEVLTGKVVDKTFNAGTKVETANVDKRGMQFSYKDGENFVFMDMDTYDQLTIEPVVVGDAAKYLLEGFEALVATNEGAVLYIELPAAVELVIAETEPGVQGDRSTGGTKPATLETGAEIQVPLFITTGEKVKVDTRDGSYLGRVK, via the coding sequence GTGGCTTCCACGAACGATCTCAAGAACGGCATGGTCCTCAAGCTGGAGGGCGGCAAGCTCTGGTCCGTCGTCGAGTTCCAGCACGTCAAGCCCGGCAAGGGTCCGGCCTTCGTGCGCACCAAGCTCAAGGAGGTCCTGACGGGCAAGGTCGTCGACAAGACCTTCAACGCGGGCACCAAGGTCGAGACCGCCAACGTCGACAAGCGCGGCATGCAGTTCTCGTACAAGGACGGCGAGAACTTCGTGTTCATGGACATGGACACCTACGACCAGCTGACCATCGAGCCGGTCGTCGTCGGCGACGCCGCCAAGTACCTGCTGGAGGGCTTCGAGGCCCTGGTCGCGACCAACGAGGGCGCGGTCCTCTACATCGAGCTCCCGGCCGCGGTCGAGCTCGTCATCGCCGAGACCGAGCCGGGTGTCCAGGGCGACCGCTCCACCGGTGGCACCAAGCCGGCCACCCTGGAGACCGGCGCCGAGATCCAGGTGCCGCTCTTCATCACCACCGGCGAGAAGGTCAAGGTCGACACCCGCGACGGCAGCTACCTCGGCCGGGTGAAGTAA
- a CDS encoding AAA family ATPase — MVVPLPLPVPAAVPAPLPVPVPVPVPVPAPLPVGASTDSSGPPTVPLPVLPSPPPGPVPAPAPAPAPAPASPPAPAPVPAGSTGHFLLPSGAPVQLPARPPQQHAPAGPIAVLLIGPAGAGKTTVARHWAERRPSPTAHISLDDVREWVQSGFANPQSGWNNASEAQYRLARRTCGFACRNYLANGISCIIDDAVFPDRPAIGLGGWKRHIGPGMIPVVLLPSLDSVLHRNARRSGNRRLGDEEVARIHGRMAGWYNSGLPIIDNSHLDVAATAAELDRVILARLMGIPVR, encoded by the coding sequence ATGGTCGTTCCGTTGCCGTTGCCTGTTCCGGCGGCTGTTCCGGCGCCTCTGCCGGTTCCGGTACCGGTACCGGTGCCTGTTCCGGCGCCCCTGCCGGTGGGCGCCTCGACGGACTCCTCGGGGCCGCCGACCGTTCCGCTGCCGGTGCTGCCGTCGCCTCCGCCCGGACCGGTGCCGGCCCCGGCGCCGGCGCCCGCCCCGGCTCCGGCCTCGCCGCCCGCGCCCGCCCCGGTGCCCGCCGGGTCCACCGGGCACTTCCTGCTGCCCTCCGGCGCGCCCGTCCAGCTGCCCGCCAGGCCACCGCAGCAGCACGCCCCCGCCGGCCCGATCGCGGTGCTGCTGATCGGCCCCGCCGGCGCCGGCAAGACCACCGTCGCGCGGCACTGGGCCGAGCGCCGTCCCAGCCCGACCGCGCACATCAGCCTCGACGACGTCCGGGAGTGGGTGCAGTCCGGCTTCGCCAACCCGCAGTCCGGCTGGAACAACGCCTCCGAGGCGCAGTACCGGCTGGCCCGCCGGACCTGTGGCTTCGCCTGCCGCAACTACCTCGCCAACGGTATCTCCTGCATCATCGACGACGCGGTCTTCCCCGACCGCCCGGCGATCGGCCTCGGCGGCTGGAAGCGGCACATCGGACCCGGCATGATCCCGGTGGTGCTGCTGCCGAGCCTCGACTCGGTGCTCCACCGCAACGCCCGGCGCAGCGGGAACCGACGGCTCGGCGACGAGGAGGTGGCGCGGATCCACGGCCGGATGGCCGGCTGGTACAACTCCGGGCTGCCGATCATCGACAACTCCCACCTCGACGTGGCCGCCACCGCCGCCGAGCTCGACCGGGTGATCCTGGCCCGGCTGATGGGCATCCCGGTCCGCTGA
- a CDS encoding M24 family metallopeptidase translates to MADAYAGRRERLREHCSASGTDAALITRAANVRYLTGCPPCGATLLLTRDRALLALPDDLPPDDTGEHLISPEVTRLEVAAGADTALAAAGAAAGLRLAGLAVEEHDLTVTRHRAVAGLVEGTRLADVGQAVERLRVVKDEYEIADLRIAAEIADQALGELLESILVGRTERHLAMELERRMIDHGADRAAFPVSVGTGSHSGQQAHQPTDRRVEEGDFLTVVLGARYRGYGVSTARTFVIGAAPAPWQVELHRLVFRAQRAGREALGPGVEQHVPDQAAREILQSAGHTETSPHPVGHGIGLEIREAPRLGPADMGKLDSRVPVTVGPGVHLPGRGGVRIEDTLVVRPLEEGGPELLTITTKELLAL, encoded by the coding sequence ATGGCTGATGCGTACGCGGGCCGGCGGGAGCGGTTGCGGGAGCACTGCAGTGCGTCCGGGACCGACGCGGCGCTGATCACCCGGGCGGCGAACGTGCGGTACCTCACCGGGTGTCCGCCGTGCGGGGCGACCCTGTTGCTGACCCGGGACCGGGCGCTGCTGGCGCTGCCCGACGACCTGCCGCCGGACGACACCGGGGAGCACCTGATCTCGCCCGAGGTGACCAGGCTGGAGGTGGCGGCCGGGGCGGACACCGCGCTGGCCGCGGCGGGCGCCGCGGCGGGGCTGCGGCTGGCCGGGCTGGCGGTCGAGGAGCACGATCTGACGGTCACCCGGCACCGGGCCGTGGCCGGGCTGGTCGAGGGCACCCGGCTGGCGGACGTCGGACAGGCGGTCGAGCGGCTGCGGGTGGTCAAGGACGAGTACGAGATCGCCGATCTGCGGATCGCGGCGGAGATCGCCGACCAGGCGCTCGGCGAGCTGCTGGAGTCGATCCTGGTCGGCCGGACCGAGCGGCACCTGGCGATGGAGCTGGAGCGCCGGATGATCGACCACGGCGCGGACCGCGCGGCGTTCCCGGTCTCGGTGGGCACCGGCAGCCACTCCGGGCAGCAGGCGCACCAGCCCACCGACCGCCGGGTCGAGGAGGGCGATTTCCTGACCGTGGTGCTCGGCGCCCGGTACCGGGGCTACGGGGTCTCGACCGCCCGGACCTTCGTGATCGGCGCGGCCCCGGCCCCCTGGCAGGTGGAGCTGCACCGGCTGGTGTTCCGGGCCCAGCGGGCCGGCCGGGAGGCGCTCGGCCCGGGGGTCGAGCAGCACGTGCCGGACCAGGCGGCGCGGGAGATCCTGCAGTCCGCCGGGCACACGGAGACCTCTCCGCACCCGGTCGGCCACGGTATCGGGCTGGAGATCCGGGAGGCACCGCGTCTCGGTCCCGCGGACATGGGTAAACTGGACAGCCGCGTGCCGGTCACCGTCGGCCCGGGGGTCCACCTCCCGGGACGCGGCGGGGTCCGGATCGAGGACACGCTCGTCGTCCGCCCCCTTGAGGAGGGCGGTCCCGAGCTGCTCACCATCACCACCAAGGAGCTCCTCGCGCTGTGA
- the aroQ gene encoding type II 3-dehydroquinate dehydratase, whose translation MVLNGPNLGRLGSREPDVYGATSYAGLVERCTALGKEFGFEVEVHETNSEQQMVEWLHEAADGRVPVVINPGAFTHYSYAMRDAAAQRTAPLVEVHISNPYARETFRHTSVIAAVASGTIAGFGIGSYELALRALAEQLAAG comes from the coding sequence ATGGTGCTCAACGGTCCCAACCTGGGCCGGCTGGGCAGCCGCGAGCCCGACGTCTACGGTGCCACCTCGTACGCCGGGCTGGTCGAGCGCTGCACCGCGCTCGGCAAGGAGTTCGGCTTCGAGGTCGAGGTGCACGAGACCAACTCCGAGCAGCAGATGGTGGAGTGGCTGCACGAGGCCGCCGACGGCCGGGTGCCGGTGGTGATCAACCCGGGCGCGTTCACCCACTACTCGTACGCGATGCGGGACGCGGCCGCGCAGCGCACCGCGCCGCTGGTCGAGGTGCACATCTCCAACCCGTACGCCCGGGAGACCTTCCGGCACACCTCGGTGATCGCCGCGGTGGCCTCCGGCACGATCGCCGGGTTCGGGATCGGCTCGTACGAGCTGGCCCTGCGGGCGCTGGCCGAGCAGCTCGCCGCGGGCTGA